One part of the Alosa alosa isolate M-15738 ecotype Scorff River chromosome 4, AALO_Geno_1.1, whole genome shotgun sequence genome encodes these proteins:
- the pfkfb1 gene encoding 6-phosphofructo-2-kinase/fructose-2,6-bisphosphatase 1: MDLPQEFRRRVRCDSAASRPQFTNSPTVIVMVGLPARGKTYISKKLTRYLNWIGVTTSVFNLGHYRREAVQYKNYEFFLPDNEEAMKIRRECASHALKDIASYFSKEQGQVAVFDATNTTRERRAIILSFAKEKGYKVFFVESICDDLNIVEENIMQVKVSSPDYVNADKEEVMEDFHKRIECYNQSYVPIDDVKDKNLSYIKIFNVGSRYLVNRVQDHIQSRIVYYLMNIHVTPRSIYLSRHGESELNLTGRIGGDSKLAPRGQEYARVLGRFMKDQTIKDLKVWTSHMRRTIQTAEALGVPYEQWKALNEIDAGVCEEMTYEEIQDTHPEEFAMRDQDKYRYRYPKGESYEDLVHRLEPVIMELERQENVLVICHQAVMRCLLAYFLDKNAGELPYLKCPLHTVLKLTPVAYGCQVESFFLNVEAVNTHRERPANVDVDRAPDEALVTVPDHL; encoded by the exons CCTCTCGGCCCCAGTTCACCAACTCTCCCACTGTTATTGTGATGGTGGGACTGCCTGCCAGAGGGAAGACCTACATCTCCAAGAAACTCACACGCTACCTCAACTGGATCGGTGTTACAACCTCAG TGTTCAACCTTGGTCACTACCGTAGGGAGGCGGTGCAGTACAAAAACTATGAGTTCTTCCTGCCGGACAATGAAGAGGCCATGAAGATACGCAG GGAATGTGCTTCCCATGCCTTGAAGGATATTGCTAGTTACTTCTCCAAGGAGCAGGGGCAAGTAGCC GTGTTTGATGCCACAAACACGACACGTGAGAGAAGAGCTATCATTCTTAGTTTTGCCAAGGAGAAGGGCTACAAG GTGTTTTTTGTGGAGTCCATTTGTGATGATCTTAATATCGTAGAGGAAAACATCATG CAAGTGAAGGTGAGCAGCCCTGACTATGTGAATGCTGATAAGGAGGAGGTTATGGAGGACTTCCATAAGCGCATCGAGTGCTACAACCAGAGTTATGTGCCAATCGATGACGTCAAGGACAA GAACCTCTCCTACATTAAGATCTTTAACGTGGGCTCTCGGTACCTGGTGAACCGGGTGCAGGACCACATCCAGAGCCGGATCGTCTACTACCTGATGAACATCCACGTCACACCACGCTCCATCTACCTGAGCCGCCATGGCGAGAGCGAGCTCAACCTGACAGGGCGGATCGGGGGCGACTCCAAGCTGGCACCCAGGGGTCAAGAG TATGCACGTGTCTTGGGGAGGTTCATGAAGGATCAGACCATTAAGGATCTGAAGGTATGGACCAGCCACATGAGGAGGACCATCCAGACAGCTGAGGCTTTGGGTGTCCCTTACGAACAGTGGAAGGCCCTCAATGAAATCGATGCA ggtgtgtgtgaagagatgaCCTATGAGGAGATTCAAGACACTCATCCGGAGGAGTTTGCCATGAGAGACCAGGACAAGTACCGCTACCGCTACCCCAAAGGAGAG tccTATGAGGACCTGGTGCATCGGCTGGAGCCTGTGATCATGGAGCTGGAACGCCAGGAGAATGTACTGGTGATCTGCCATCAGGCCGTCATGAGATGCCTGCTCGCTTACTTCCTGGATAAGAATGCTG GTGAACTGCCCTACCTAAAATGTCCGCTGCACACAGTGCTGAAGCTCACACCAGTGGCCTATG GATGCCAGGTGGAGTCGTTCTTCCTGAATGTGGAGGCGGTCAACACACATCGAGAAAGGCCTGCG AACGTGGACGTGGACAGGGCGCCTGATGAGGCCTTGGTGACCGTCCCTGACCACCTGTGA
- the itih6 gene encoding inter-alpha-trypsin inhibitor heavy chain H6 — protein MLTACPVLQREKRQSKVMKSVLKITEYHVQCVVVSRYAHTTVHSSVWNQLSTIKEAAFEVDLPSAAFISNFSITSNGKEYVGQVTERTAARKIYDAAKKQGKTAGLVATKEREMEKFRVAVSVPPGARMSFTLVYEELLSRRLGRYELALGLRLGQPVQNLTVDVSISEPSGISFIKALPLRTSRLLTKTGDGESPASTQVQQRSQCARVRYSPTPQQQLSSNPKGLSADFIIHYDSEHKDLMGDIQVHDGYFVHYFAPRDLPVVPKDVIFVIDISGSMIGVKMKQTKQAMFTILADLREGDFFNIITFSDKVHTWRKGRTVQATRHNIRDAKDFIRKTNAEGWTNINAALLSAAQLLNPSSSSPPSRSSPSSRRVPLIIFLTDGEATIGVTAGDTILRNAQSALGSATLFGLAFGDDADYLLLRRLALENRGVARMVHEDADAALQLTGFYHEVASPLLSDVQLAYLEPRAEQLTRTLFPHYFKGSELVVVGRLKRGAQQVKVALSASNAKQKMRVERELEAPAAATNGEASTEPTCPGVGPSGASFVRRLWAYFTIKELLLARTNSSEVGMQRLLTEKATNLSLAYNFVTPVTSLVVVKPDVDEAPTPKPTTSAPSSSSSTTTTSSTSSSATSARTTTTTQSPVARMPSPSPKAAVPPSSRHPRPTLTLPPRPQPPPGLHTTGHPSGPAAPPAAPPSAPPSPRRTTTVPTSPSLSSKPTSAALASLVKTTAAPSTAAPDKTTPAPSSAPPSNKDTSTAGPNEGTMADADPQQPPAAQPSDSDNVPDVDLDIATLVAATFMPMPGVTNAPKPWEAVGLLDVSTAIQVQEKDMDQAKDYEATYDYDYDYDHHHELGFEAWDQNASLDSPTTLSSVRVFSSSVDGDPHFVVQLPKLQQNLCFTIDGNPSDVLRLVEDPEKGIIVDGRLFLAPSKQGVEDRTRTYFDQITMTAAGYFLTMTMDAIAVEKDELVILPTNRSGSVTRPGLRVVMDTHEGCWVEVGGDVRFLVLFHHYHHPSYLQMPHLGFYIANGRGLSALTQGLLGQFQHMHLEVVPLGGDDADVAQQRHPRPGAAAVGEPLGLLKLGDLLLAVSLQDKRLKDSVGKRHDAQCWVLPKLLVERLLGHPYDSYVVERV, from the exons ATGCTCACTGCTTGTCCTGTTTTGCAGCGCGAGAAACGTCAGAGCAAAGTGATGAAGTCAGTG ctgAAGATAACAGAGTACcatgtgcagtgtgtggtggtgtctcGCTATGCCCACACCACGGTCCACAGCAGTGTGTGGAACCAGCTGTCCACCATTAAAGAGGCGGCCTTCGAGGTGGACCTGCCCTCCGCAGCCTTCATCTCCAACTTCAGCAT CACCTCCAATGGCAAAGAGTATGTTGGCCAGGTAACAGAGCGCACTGCAGCCAGGAAGATCTACGATGCAGCAAAGAAGCAGGGCAAGACAGCAGGGCTGGTGGCCACCAA agagcgCGAGATGGAGAAGTTCCGAGTAGCGGTCAGTGTGCCGCCTGGGGCGCGCATGTCCTTCACCCTGGTGTACGAGGAGCTGTTGTCACGGCGACTGGGTCGCTATGAGCTGGCCCTGGGATTACGTCTGGGTCAGCCAGTGCAGAACCTCACAGTGGACGTCAGCATCAGCGAGCCCAGTGGAATCAGCTTCATCAAGGCCCTACCTCTGCGCACCAGCCGACTGCTCACAAAGACAG GCGATGGTGAGTCCCCAGCATCCACGCAGGTGCAGCAGCGCTCCCAGTGTGCCCGTGTGCGCTACAGCCCCACCCCTCAGCAGCAGCTCAGCTCCAACCCCAAAGGCCTCAGCGCAGACTTCATCATCCACTACGACAGTGAGCACAAGGACCTGATGGGAGACATCCAG GTGCATGATGGATATTTTGTCCATTATTTCGCTCCACGGGATCTTCCTGTGGTGCCCAAAGATGTCATATTTGTCATTGACATCAGCGGCTCAATGATCGGCGTCAAGATGAAGCAG ACCAAGCAGGCCATGTTCACCATCCTGGCGGACCTTAGGGAGGGTGACTTCTTCAACATCATCACCTTCTCGGATAAAGTCCACACGTGGAGGAAGGGACGCACTGTCCAGGCCACGCGTCACAACATTCGTGACGCCAAAGATTTCATCAGGAAGACCAATGCTGAGGGCT GGACCAACATCAATGCGGCACTGTTGTCTGCTGCTCAGCTGCTGaacccctcctcttcctctcccccgtCCCGATCCTCTCCTTCCTCGCGCCGCGTGCccctcatcatcttcctcaCTGACGGGGAGGCCACCATCGGCGTGACGGCCGGCGACACCATTCTCCGCAACGCACAGTCTGCCCTGGGCTCGGCCACGCTCTTCGGCCTGGCGTTTGGCGATGACGCCGACTACCTGCTGCTGAGGCGCCTGGCACTGGAGAACCGTGGTGTGGCACGCATGGTGCACGAGGACGCGGACGCCGCACTCCAGCTGACCGGCTTTTACCACGAGGTGGCCAGTCCGCTACTCTCCGACGTGCAGCTGGCCTATCTGGAGCCCCGCGCAGAGCAGCTCACACGCACCCTCTTCCCACACTACTTCAAG GGCTCggagttggtggtggtggggcgtCTGAAGCGTGGAGCCCAGCAGGTGAAGGTGGCACTGTCGGCCAGCAATGCCAAACAGAAGATGCGCGTGGAGCGAGAGCTGGAAGCACCAGCGGCGGCCACTAACGGGGAGGCCTCTACGGAGCCCACCTGCCCAGGCGTGGGGCCCAGCGGGGCCAGCTTCGTACGCAGGCTGTGGGCGTACTTCACCATCAAGGAGTTGCTGCTGGCGCGCACCAACAGCAGCGAGGTGGGCATGCAGCGGCTGCTCACCGAGAAGGCCACCAACCTCTCGCTGGCGTACAACTTTGTCACGCCCGTCACCTCGCTGGTGGTGGTCAAGCCAGACGTGGACGAGGCGCCCACACCCAAACCGACCACATCGGCGCCCTCGTCCTCGTCTTCCACGACCACCACGTCCAGCACATCGTCTAGCGCCACCTCTGcccgcaccaccaccaccacacagagCCCCGTGGCCCGGatgcccagccccagccccaaaGCTGCGGTGCCCCCGTCCAGCAGGCACCCTCGACCGACCCTCACCCTGCCCCCCCGGCCTCAGCCGCCTCCTGGCCTCCACACCACTGGACACCCCTCTGGCCCTGCCGCTCCCCCGGCGGCCCCCCCGTCTGCTCCCCCGTCACCTCGGCGGACCACCACTGTCCCCACGAGCCCTTCCCTCTCCAGTAAGCCCACCAGTGCAGCTCTGGCCTCCCTGGTCAAAACGACAGCTGCCCCCAGCACCGCCGCACCTGACAAAACCACGCCGGCCCCCAGCTCAGCTCCTCCGTCCAACAAAGACACGTCCACCGCGGGCCCCAACGAGGGCACCATGGCTGACGCGGACCCCCAGCAGCCGCCCGCAGCTCAGCCCTCGGACTCGGACAACGTCCCCGACGTTGACCTCGACattgccaccctggtggccgcCACCTTCATGCCGATGCCGGGAGTAACGAATGCTCCCAAGCCGTGGGAGGCCGTAGGACTGTTAG ATGTCTCCACTGCAATCCAGGTGCAGGAGAAAG ATATGGACCAGGCCAAAG ATTATGAAGCTACTTATGACTATGATTATGACTACGACCACCACCATGAACTTGGTTTTGAGGCCT gggacCAGAACGCCTctctgg ACAGCCCAACTACTCTCAGCTCTGTCAGAGTTTTCTCATCCTCAG TGGACGGAGATCCCCACTTTGTGGTGCAGCTGCCCAAACTGCAGCAGAATCTGTGTTTCACCATCGATGGCAATCCCAGTGATGTGCTGCGACTAGTGGAGGACCCAGAGAAAG GCATTATTGTGGACGGACGTCTTTTCCTGGCCCCTTCCAAACAGGGTGTGGAGGACCGCACACGCACCTACTTTGACCAGATCACCATGACAGCAGCAGGCTACTTCCTCACCATGACTATGGATGCCATTGCAGTCGAAAAGGATGAGCTCGTGATCCTGCCGACCAATCGGTCAGGTTCAGTGACGCGGCCAGGCCTGAGGGTTGTTATGGACACCCATGAGGGATGctgggtggaggtgggtggagACGTACGCTTCTTGGTGCTCTTCCATCACTACCATCACCCCAGCTACTTGCAGATGCCACACCTGGGCTTCTACATCGCTAACGGCCGAGGCCTCTCCGCCCTCACGCAAGGGCTGCTGG GTCAGTTCCAGCACATGCACCTGGAGGTTGTGCCGCTGGGGGGTGACGACGCAGACGTAGCCCAGCAGAGGCATCCGAGGCCGGGGGCAGCTGCGGTCGGGGAGCCCTTGGGCCTCCTCAAGCTCGGGGACCTGCTGCTGGCCGTCTCCCTGCAGGACAAGCGGCTGAAGGACTCGGTGGGCAAGAGGCACGACGCCCAGTGCTGGGTGCTGCCCAAGCTACTGGTGGAGAGGCTACTGGGACACCCGTACGACAGCTATGTGGTGGAGCGTGTGTGA
- the atp6ap1b gene encoding V-type proton ATPase subunit S1b, giving the protein MAEVNMLNKSSLSMTLSPLLFACLLISCCYGQVPLVMWASEGNTLPSLDRPTVGKMMSVDQVKSILTSALATAPHTVLLFLQDKLSMEDFTVYGGVLGDKEDGAFPNLQACLKVASSPLVLPSLARGVAAEVPALLQDSLGTSPLYTDLSSLAQQSLASDPALLVIGLPYSSGPQTKKVLHQNDEIIGKVLQIMKTKNVPYTAIYTGLQPSRVIEDTSVIIEPLVSRSLLQSPEPGVKPPVVFNGTQGPCILLWADSLNVSFSRASDSQWITVDLAPLTFTPAVSLTGSSCSDNSSVLVLNYNNVLGFTTFTLTFVMTKRYFPVSARNWTLVEQVRLGYDGGQTATFNGSRGIYSPAEYSFHCQMVSSNRDPLLVPHNSTVAEMWRVQFTDFQIQGFNVTGNFSYASDCAGFFTPGIWMGLLTSLLMVLILTYGLHMIMQLRTMDRFQDPKGPSISVPLSE; this is encoded by the exons ATGGCGGAAGTGAACATGTTAAACAAGAGTTCTCTCAGCATGACACTTTCTCCCTTATTATTTGCCTGTTTATTAATTAGCTGCTGTTATGGGCAAGTACCACTTGTTATGTGGGCAAGCGAAGG GAATACTCTGCCATCTCTGGACCGTCCTACTGTTGGCAAGATGATGTCCGTAGATCAAGTAAAGTCCATCTTGACGTCTGCTCTGGCCACCGCGCCGCACACTGTCCTGCTGTTTCTACAAGACAAA TTGAGCATGGAAGACTTCACAGTGTATGGCGGTGTGTTAGGAGACAAAGAGGACGGAGCCTTCCCCAACCTCCAG GCATGCTTGAAGGTAGCCTCCTCCCCACTGGTCTTGCCCAGTTTAGCCAGGGGTGTGGCTGCAGAGGTGCCTGCTCTGCTGCAGGATTCTCTAGGCACCTCGCCACTCTACACTGACCTCTCCAGCCTGGCCCAACAGAGCCTGGCCAGTGATCCCGCCCTGCTGGTCATCGGTCTGCCTTACAGCTcagg GCCCCAGACAAAGAAGGTCCTTCATCAGAATG ATGAGATTATAGGGAAAGTGCTGCAGATCATGAAGACAAAAAATGTGCCATACACAGCCATCTACACCGGCCTCCAGCCCTCCCGG GTGATTGAGGATACCTCTGTGATCATTGAGCCACTGGTGAGCCGCTCCTTGCTCCAGTCCCCAGAGCCTGGAGTGAAGCCCCCGGTGGTGTTCAACGGCACTCAGGGCCCCTGCATTCTGCTGTGGGCAGACAGCCTGAACGTCAGCTTCTCGCGGGCCAGCGACTCCCAGTGGATCACTGTGGATTTGGCTCCCCTCACCTTCACTCCCGCGGTGTCTCTGACTGGATCCTCGTGCAGTGATAACTCATCAGT CCTTGTACTCAACTACAACAACGTGCTCGGCTTCACCACCTTTACACTGAC ATTTGTCATGACAAAGCGTTACTTCCCTGTATCGGCGCGGAACTGGACACTGGTGGAACAGGTCAGGCTGGGCTACGACGGGGGCCAGACGGCCACCTTTAACGGCAGCAGGGGCATCTACTCACCGGCCGAGTATTCCTTCCACTGCCAGATGGTCAGCAGCAACCGTGACCCACTGTTGGTACCCCACAATTCAACGGTCGCCGAGATGTGGCGCGTCCAGTTCACCGACTTCCAG ATCCAAGGCTTCAACGTCACGGGGAACTTCTCCTACGCCAGTGACTGCGCGGGCTTCTTCACGCCAGGCATCTGGATGGGTCTGCTGACCTCTCTGCTGATGGTTCTCATCCTCACCTACGGCCTGCACATGATCATGCAGCTGCGCACCATGGACCGCTTCCAGGACCCCAAGGGGCCCAGCATCTCCGTGCCCCTCAGCGAGTGA
- the gdi1 gene encoding rab GDP dissociation inhibitor alpha: MDEEYDVIVLGTGLTECILSGIMSVNGKKVLHMDRNPYYGGESSSITPLEELYKRFDLPDSPPDCMGRGRDWNVDLIPKFLMANGQLVKMLLYTEVTRYLDFKVVEGSFVYKGGKIYKVPSTEAEALASNLMGMFEKRRFRKFLVFVANFDENDPKTFEGVDPKSTTMGEVYKKFDLGQDVMDFTGHALALYRTDDYLEQPCLETINRIKLYSESLARYGKSPYLYPLYGLGELPQGFARLSAIYGGTYMLNKPVEEIVMEGGHVVGVKSEGEVARCKQLICDPSYIPERVQKVGQVIRVICILSHPIENTNEANSCQIIIPQNQVNRSSDIYVCMISYAHNVAAQGKYIAIVSTTVETDSPEAEVEPALDLLKPIDQKFVSISDLYEPTDDGTESQIFASGAYDATTHFETTCNDIKDIYKRMTGTDFDFENMKRKQNDVFGEDEQ; this comes from the exons ATGGATGAGGAATATGATGTGATCGTTCTAGGAACTGGACTTACG GAGTGCATCCTCTCTGGGATCATGTCTGTGAATGGGAAGAAGGTGCTGCACATGGACAGAAACCCATACTACGGAGGAGAGAGCTCCTCCATCACTCCTTTGGAGGAG CTGTACAAACGCTTCGACCTACCAGACAGCCCCCCAGACTGTATGGGGAGAGGAAGGGATTGGAACGTGGATCTGATCCCTAAATTTCTAATGGCAAATG GCCAGCTTGTCAAGATGCTGCTCTATACAGAAGTGACCAGATATCTGGATTTCAAAGTGGTGGAGGGGAGTTTTGTGTATAAGGGGGGGAAGATCTATAAAGTCCCCTCAACTGAAGCGGAGGCACTCGCTTCAA accTTATGGGAATGTTTGAGAAGAGAAGGTTCCGGAAGTTCCTGGTCTTTGTGGCCAACTTTGATGAGAACGACCCCAAAACCTTTGAAGGGGTTGATCCCAAAAGCACCACAATGGGGGAGGTGTACAAAAAGTTTGACCTGGGCCAGGATGTCATGGACTTCACGGGACACGCCCTGGCTCTCTATAGAACTGATGA ttacCTTGAGCAGCCCTGCCTGGAGACCATAAATCGTATCAAATTGTATAGTGAGTCTCTGGCTCGTTATGGGAAGAGTCCCTATCTCTACCCACTCTACGGGCTGGGAGAACTTCCACAGGGCTTTGCCAG GTTAAGTGCAATCTATGGAGGGACCTACATGCTGAACAAACCGGTGGAGGAGATTGTGATGGAAGGCGGGCACGTGGTGGGGGTCAAGTCCGAGGGAGAG GTGGCACGCTGCAAACAGCTCATCTGTGACCCCAGCTACATCCCAGAACGTGTCCAGAAGGTGGGCCAGGTGATCCGCGTCATCTGCATCCTCAGCCATCCCATCGAGAACACCAACGAGGCCAACTCCTGCCAGATCATCATCCCCCAGAACCAGGTCAACCGCTCCTCAG ATATCTACGTGTGCATGATCTCGTATGCCCATAATGTGGCGGCTCAGGGGAAGTACATAGCCATCGTCAGCACCACCGTGGAGACCGACTCCCCTGAGGCTGAAGTGGAGCCAGCACTGGACCTGCTCAAGCCTATTGACCAGAA ATTTGTGTCCATCAGTGATCTGTATGAGCCTACTGATGATGGAACCGAAAGCCAG ATCTTTGCCTCGGGGGCTTATGACGCCACCACCCACTTTGAGACCACTTGCAACGACATCAAGGACATCTACAAGCGCATGACAGGAACTGACTTTGACTTCGAGAATATGAAGCGTAAACAAAATGATGTGTTTGGCGAGGATGAGCAGTAA